Within Triticum dicoccoides isolate Atlit2015 ecotype Zavitan chromosome 1B, WEW_v2.0, whole genome shotgun sequence, the genomic segment GTCAACGCATACTTCCTGTTTGTTGCCAcatagaaacaaaaaaaactaatcaGGAACGGCCATACTTTTCTATGGGCGAACAGGAATAATCTAGTCGGTGTTCTTGGTCTTGGCAATTGCCATCTTCTGATGAAACAACATTTGATCATTGTTTAAGCTATATTGGCCAAAAATGGATTTTGTATGCTGCCATCCTTACCATGAGCTATTCAAGTATCACTAGGAACATAGGGTTTTGTGAGTGCGCAAAAACATACCACGGGACAGTAAGATTTAAAACCTTATTTACCTACTTATTCACTAATGTTTATATTGTCAGTAACTCAAAGGTATCAGACCTTAACTGGTGTATATACAATCTAAAAGCCCTAAACTTGAACTAAGATATTTCAGCGTGAAGCACTGACTTGAGCTTGTTTTGAGGTGACACTATAGCAAAATCAACAACGAGAAAGACAAAAGAACAATGGTAACTTTTTTCACAGGCTGAAAAGACACAAAAATACACATGATTTTTTTCTCAGTCAAAGAACTATGATACAAAAGAAAAACACCAATGACAGTGACATGTTGGAGGAAGAGAATTTTGATCGATCAATCAAAGTGTTAAAAAACTAGTGAGATGTTTGACAGCTTCAAAATGATATACTACAAAATTATGATATAGTACACACTTTAAAGATTGAAAAAAGACCAGTATGTAAAAATACTTAAATAAAACAGGCTAAAAACTGATTGACGTACCTCTGAATTCTTTTTGTATATGCAAGTTCGATTATTGAGTTGTAATGCATGCACTCTTCGTTTGACACAGGGAACCTTTCGTTTTCCTTGATTGGGAGTTCCAGGAGACTTTTTGGTCGCAAAATGATCAAATCATCATGTCGACCTTGATTGATAATGGTGTCTAGCGCAAGTTCATCGATAATGATATGATTATCAATGTCGTCTGGCACATCAACAACCTCTTCTACCCCTACTGTAGATTGGCGTTGAAGTTTCGCAATTGGTCCGATCAGATTGTTGTATACATGATCTGCATTCTTAGCAAATTCGATTTGCCTGACACCAAAACTTCTTGGACTGATATCAACAATGTCTGCCTTCCTCTTAGTTGGCtgccaaaaacaaaaataaaaaagctTCGGTGAAAGCTAACATGCAAAAAATCATGTAAAACTGAACCAAAAATAGCTCCACATATGCGAAAAAAGATAGATTGAAGATTTCCTACCTAACTAGTTTTAGATTTTAGGACTGTCCAGCTACAAAAATATGCTGACAAGAAAAAGTTGCTTGCTGATTGGTTGAGCTGTCGTGCTACGGTGAGCATGTAGAACACAGAAAAAAATGCTCAATAAAAGTACTAAGAAGACAAGACAAAAAGAATGACTAAATACAAAAGGTATAACAAGACGCACTCAGCTCCCTATATCCCTCGTAGCCTCATAACAAATAATAAAAAAGGGAGTAAAAAATCTAAACACTAACCATAGAGGGAGAAAGATCGGCCACTGGGATTGGTGCTTGTTTTGTGCCAATGATTTGGTGGGTTTTTGAAAAATTCTTGTCTGCTAATGCCATGAGCTTAGGATGGTTGTTGCTTGTGCCAATCTTGCAGTCCTATAGTGCATGGGATCTTAGATGAAAAAAACATAGTGACAAAAAAAAGGAAATGTGACAAACAAAAAAGATGCATAAAAGCTGACCTCCTCACTGAACAACTTTATACGGCCTATTGGTGGCATGTGGTTAATCATTTGGTAATTGCTTTGCCCTGCCTCAGGAGGTGCAATCTGACCTCCAACATCATTTTTTGTGCCGGTTAGACTGGTGGGGCGTGTGAAAGTGCCCTGGCCGTTTTGCACACTAAACTGCAGGAAAGAGTTGCGCTCCTTCAACCCTGCTGGGAATGTGTTAATCAAAGAAAACTCCTGCTCATGATGCATTGTGTTGAACACTCTAGCCCTGACCTTCTTCACTACTCCCACTTCAGGCACTTGGATGGggaaaaacagaaaatagaaaattaaAACTTGACTGTACAATCCATAGAAAAGACTAAACTTAAgaaccaaagaaaaagaaaaaatagattTACCCTTTTCATTGTTGTGTTCAACAATTTTAGTAATCACACAATCTGGGGTTGCTGCAgaaaaacacacaaaaaaacagATGTAAAAAGCCACTACTAAAAACAAGGAAGAGAACACAGAAAAAAGTgggaaataaaaaaagaaacatgGAGGAAAAGTTTCACGAATGAACCTAAAGCATCGTGTGAGCCCTTATGAACTACCGACAAACTGTTCTCATCAATAGGTTGCAATGGAAGCTTGATGTTCCTCATTCCGATGACTGAAGGCTTAGTAGGTGCAAATGATGAAACTATGTTTTCATTGATCTTGACAGTTGTGTGGTTGATGCTGCTCTTAACGTGCTTGAGGTTCTCATTCACTTTGCTGCATTCACCATACTCTGCTTCCAACCAAGAAAAAACACATATACTCACATAAGCAATAAAAACACATTTATTCGAAGACCacaaaaactaaaaataaattGACAAAATGGTCAAAATAACTTTGAATTAAAAAAACAGAGCAAGTATCCGATGAGATTCTCAAGTAAAAAGGAGCCTCATCACACACCAAAAATGCATACCGTGTGAACTTTTCTGTTGAGTTATATCATCCTTGCTCATTATGCCCATGTTTTGTTTCACTACTGGTCCTAGTTTTGAAGAGGTGTCCCGACCACTAACGACGAAAAGAGATGATAGTCTGGATCCAGATAGAAAGTTCAACACATTTGATGTTATTGCTTCCTGAACATTTTGCAAACCAAACTCCTTTATGTTGTGGCAGTCTGCGCTGTCAATGATGCCCTAAATGATCTGACAAAGAACAAAAATATGAATAACAGAAAAAGAACAACACTGAAATGACAAGAAAACCTGAAAAAAATTAAGATGAAAGATACCAACATAGTGAGGCAAGACTAAAACGTGCAAAGTAGAATATTAGCATAAGATGACATCATCTCCTCTTTGAAAGATACTGATATTGATCCTTGTTGAATAATGCCATGAGGAGCACCAACTTCAGTTGCAAACACATGCTGCCATAAAAAGATAATTGATGCGGAAAAAAGGGAAAATAGTCAAAAATAATGACTAACTACAGAAAAAAGATGAAAGAGATGCATGTACCTAACTCCCTTTTGAACTacagaagaaaaattgctcaacacAAAAATGAAAAACGTCTAACACACCTCCTTTTTGAACGGTCTCCTTCCAAATAAGTTGCGCTTCTTCCGGTCAAGTTCCGAGAAATGTTTAATCAAATTACCCTTCCATGCAAGAATTCGTGGGACGCCTTGCTCGACCACCCTTATACCAAAGTCAAGCTTGTCCAAATACAACACCTTAAAAAACACCCAAAAAAACTTAGGGAAGGAAAAGGAACAAAACAATCGACGGGGGTATGTGTGACAAAAAAACCAAAAACAACAAAAGAGATACTGAACACTTACAGCCAAGCAATATATGCAGAATCAAACGCTTTTGGTTTTCTGCCGGTTTCCCTACCAAACAACACATATTGGTTGATGCCGGCCAAAATCCATTCGTAGACAAGAAGACACATGTTGAATCCCCTTGTGATAGTAGGATCCTCCAGAAGGAATAGGAAGTCCGTGTGTATATGATCATTTGCAGAAGGGAATAAAAAGCATGACATAACAATCACCATGAAACATATGAAGATGTCTTCACCACTAAGATCTTTTGATGATGTGAGCAAATTTCCAAAGAAAGTGACATTTGGAATTTCTGAAAGATTGAACCTAGACATAATGAAACTCTTCCCTCTCTCCTTATTGGGTATCGCTATAATGCCGTTGTTTGGCAGACCCAACACAAGATGGACAGACTCCTTAGAAAGAGAGATGATCTTCTGATCATCAATAATGATTTGGGAAGATATTGTGTCTACGCAACCAACAATCCATCTGGTGAAGTGAGAAGGGAGTTCAGTCTTCTCAAACATCAGGAGATGCTCAAACCCGTATTTTGAGATCACATCCTTCCGGCCAATAGACATATGCTTGAGTATCTCAGCGAAGTACTTGGTAGCATACACACTGTACGCATCCCTTCCTAGCCCTGTTGCTTTTAGCCTTTTATTCTGAAAAACCACATTGAAAAAGCAAACTAAGACTAACAAAAAAAAAGTGAATTCAGTGATGCAAAAACATTAAAGAGTTGGTACAAGAGATATTCAACAACCTCGACTTTGATATTAGCGTTGTGACAAAAAACTGAGAATTCCCTCTTTAGAGATTTGAGAGCCTATTGGGCAAGATGGAAACCAACAAACAGAAACCATCaacataaaaataaaagaaaaaataaactGAAAACTAGAAGATAAAACATACCTCCTTGAAAAAGCCGAATAGAGCATCCTCTAACATcttcttcctcctggacacagattCCTTTCAGAGCAAACAAACAGAGAAAAAAGCTGTTACACACATATAAGACAGAAAACAAAACACATAAAAAGGTGTGAAAAGCCGATTAAAATCTACATGACCATACATCATCACTGGATGTGCTACTCCCCTCCAGACTGTCGTTGTTTGACATTTCATTATCAGGATCGTAGCTGTCGTCATAGCCAACACTGGAAGGTCTATAACCTGCATAATCTGCACACCTGCATGTATGGGGGAATGAAAAAGTTAAGAAAAAATTGCCTTGAAAGAATATCAGACAAAAATGTTGTGCTCGCAGTAAAGCTAAAAAGTAAAAAATAACTAACTACTTCTACAAGATGACTGTGGGCTAGATCATGCTCGCAGCATGCAAAAACACTAAATTCAAAACCATCTTGAATCTACACCCATATCAATTTCCCCATACAAAAAGAACATGAAAACAAACATAGGCAGTGACACATGATCAAACATAGAACATTTGAAAAAATGCACATGAATACACCCAAGATTGAAGAAATAGTATGAACTAGGATAACTCTCTCGACAAAGAACATGTGGTCATCATAAGACCCTTCAAAAAGGATCTGGACACTGGACATCAAACATACTGCTGCTGTTATGGAGTTACTCATAACTGAAGGAGCGTCTTAACATCTATTCATTCAGGTACGAAGGGGACGAAAAAAAGCATTCAAAAAACATGTGTATAAGGAAAAAAAGCATAGATCCAAAAACACATGTATGAGCACAGATATCTAAACCTTTCACTTCTCACTTATTCAGATTAAAAAAGAGGGGGTGACTGCAACAAATTCCATTGCATACATGAGTTTCAGAGACATCTACTGCCTGGTTAGTTGGTGCATATCACTGCTTTCAGATTATCCCTAACCATTCTCCAGGTAATCACTCGATGCTCAGGGAAAAAAAACATCCATTACTAAAAGCCATCAAAATCAAACTAACAACAAAAATAGTGGAAGTCTACAATTTCTCCACACCTTCCTGACCGAAATCCACACACTAGTACTCCTGCAGAAAAAAACACATACATTCATTTACCTATCTCTGACCATCTACAAACATTCCTTGGGCCTCTAAAAAAATCTTACAGGGGACACACTAAAGTGGGAAAATCAAATGACAGTGAATGAGCTCTACATCCAGAACAAAAGAGAAATACATTCAACACAAAGTTGAGGCAGACTTAGTAAAGGAAAATTGGGGAACAAACACGTACAGGGAGCCTGAGACAAATTCAGGGGCCTTCTCTGATGAAACCACTCAAAAAACTCCCCACCATTGAAGAAATTCAGAGGGGTTTCTATTCTACCACACACCTTCCTGGCCGAAATCCACAAAAAACTGAACCACCCCCCTGGCTATTGGAGGTCTGTGACCAGCGACAGTGATGACAAACTGAAATTCAGCGCGAAGGCGGGGAGCAGACACATATAGAACAGAATAAAGGGCAGGGCGAAGGAGCGTGATACCTTgcgccgcgccggcgccggcgaatgCTGTCGCCCCCACCGACTGGAGCTTGCTGGTGGCGAACACGGCGGGGCAGCTCCGCCGAGATCCTCTCCAAACCAACACCTAACGTGCCTGCCGCCGGCCCTGTGGAGCACGcctcttgcttacaagctctccAGGTGGAGGACTCGCCGCGCGCCATCTCCGTTGCTAAATGCCGGCGAGGACTCCCCCGCCTTCCCTCCGCCGTCTCCGCCCCACCTCGGCCTACCCCCACCAACCCCTTCTGCAGGTAGAACAAAGGACGCCGCCCCATAACTGAATAGAAAATTCAAAATGCATGTCGCTTGCGGATCGAATAGTGAAATTCATTGCATACCCGCAAGCCCGAAAGCCCAACAGCACGGAAAAAGGTCCACCACACACCCAGCGTCGTACTGAGGACAAACGAAACGCGCTGAGATTCGTGTTAATCAGACGGACTAAAAAACGACCTGAGACGAAATCGTTTTCAGACGACTGAAAATTAGTAAAACTGATAAAGTAAACTGAACATACAGTTTTAGAAAC encodes:
- the LOC119317465 gene encoding uncharacterized protein LOC119317465 isoform X1; protein product: MGIMSKDDITQQKSSHEYGECSKVNENLKHVKSSINHTTVKINENIVSSFAPTKPSVIGMRNIKLPLQPIDENSLSVVHKGSHDALATPDCVITKIVEHNNEKVPEVGVVKKVRARVFNTMHHEQEFSLINTFPAGLKERNSFLQFSVQNGQGTFTRPTSLTGTKNDVGGQIAPPEAGQSNYQMINHMPPIGRIKLFSEEDCKIGTSNNHPKLMALADKNFSKTHQIIGTKQAPIPVADLSPSMPTKRKADIVDISPRSFGVRQIEFAKNADHVYNNLIGPIAKLQRQSTVGVEEVVDVPDDIDNHIIIDELALDTIINQGRHDDLIILRPKSLLELPIKENERFPVSNEECMHYNSIIELAYTKRIQRKYALTYSMVHCNYVSLGQSLMPTGHVDNFLIPCFCRKFFEDRHPSISGRHHFFPNIGENILNYQDDKLRSIATSFLGAASASRGKRLDLSNTLFFPTCLDNHWIVFAVDFKWKLFAFLDSFYDKDSYLHKTIREKFIKNFIKLWEIIFQTDQHNFKIFKRMYPHVPKQTNGNDYGVFATKIMEICAPPLDLRKIFSHDDIQHIRIQYMNQLFFWKKNTADKSLVTGFNLQGDFVSNPP
- the LOC119317465 gene encoding uncharacterized protein LOC119317465 isoform X2, whose amino-acid sequence is MGIMSKDDITQQKSSHEYGECSKVNENLKHVKSSINHTTVKINENIVSSFAPTKPSVIGMRNIKLPLQPIDENSLSVVHKGSHDALATPDCVITKIVEHNNEKVPEVGVVKKVRARVFNTMHHEQEFSLINTFPAGLKERNSFLQFSVQNGQGTFTRPTSLTGTKNDVGGQIAPPEAGQSNYQMINHMPPIGRIKLFSEEPTKRKADIVDISPRSFGVRQIEFAKNADHVYNNLIGPIAKLQRQSTVGVEEVVDVPDDIDNHIIIDELALDTIINQGRHDDLIILRPKSLLELPIKENERFPVSNEECMHYNSIIELAYTKRIQRKYALTYSMVHCNYVSLGQSLMPTGHVDNFLIPCFCRKFFEDRHPSISGRHHFFPNIGENILNYQDDKLRSIATSFLGAASASRGKRLDLSNTLFFPTCLDNHWIVFAVDFKWKLFAFLDSFYDKDSYLHKTIREKFIKNFIKLWEIIFQTDQHNFKIFKRMYPHVPKQTNGNDYGVFATKIMEICAPPLDLRKIFSHDDIQHIRIQYMNQLFFWKKNTADKSLVTGFNLQGDFVSNPP